The following proteins come from a genomic window of Doryrhamphus excisus isolate RoL2022-K1 chromosome 12, RoL_Dexc_1.0, whole genome shotgun sequence:
- the LOC131139666 gene encoding fibulin-7-like isoform X1, giving the protein MLLKGEGFIMQTVKLDKHAVIQLCLLHYQTARDCSSRLELQGSLKQIQKLLSAHEASYLQNLRNLKKKINQLQSSTGKHLAKNINSTCPKPDVPVNGRKLGKLHTVGHEVHFLCDPGYELVGSESRVCQESLSWSGQQATCREINECASIPCLNGGTCLDEMNQFSCICPKGWAGETCQSRVPTFFATIANTSASSTAAAAATLAADTAGTFVRPSSCSTVQGTTHCTCEPGYTISGRDSTTCTDIDECELFHNGQAGRLCLHTCVNTAGGYRCSCPAGYNVTRDGRSCKDIDECATRQNNCTKDQTCINTYGGFQCVRVECPKIAHAFYVKTSPMRCERNPCPVDNKLCSQAPNSFSYHYLAVVSNLSAPRVMFRVSALRPMGDTLRFSLLGGRQVRRHFTVQRSDRLTGQLMLSSPVQGPATLEAEVEMTELERRVQLGRYITKVTLFVSQYEF; this is encoded by the exons ATGCTTTTGAAAGGAGAAGGTTTCATCATGCAAACAGTTAAATTGGATAAACATGCTGTGATCCAGCTATGTTTACTTCACTATCAAACAGCACGG GACTGTTCAAGCAGACTGGAATTACAAGGATCCCTGAAGCAGATCCAGAAGCTTCTCTCAGCTCATGAAGCCTCCTACTTGCAGAATCTACGCAACCTGAAGAAGAAAATTAACCAGCTTCAGAGCAGCACAGGAAAACACTTGGCAAAAAACATCAACA GTACCTGCCCAAAGCCGGATGTACCTGTCAATGGGAGGAAACTGGGCAAATTGCACACCGTTGGCCATGAAGTTCATTTTTTATGTGACCCCGGCTATGAACTAGTGGGATCAGAGAGCAGAGTCTGTCAGGAGAGTCTAAGCTGGTCTGGCCAGCAGGCGACCTGCAGAG AAATCAACGAGTGTGCCTCCATCCCATGCCTGAACGGTGGAACGTGCTTGGATGAAATGAATCAGTTTTCTTGCATCTGTCCCAAAGGCTGGGCAGGAGAAACCTGCCAGAGCCGTGTCCCAACAT TCTTTGCCACCATTGCAAACACCTCCGCCTCcagtactgctgctgctgctgctacgcTGGCAGCAGACACAGCTGGGACTTTTGTGCGTCCATCAAGCTGCAGCACCGTGCAGGGGACCACCCACTGCACTTGTGAGCCAGGCTACACCATCTCCGGTAGAGACAGCACCACTTGCACCG ACATAGATGAATGTGAGCTGTTCCATAATGGACAGGCGGGGAGACTGTGCTTACACACGTGCGTTAACACCGCTGGAGGTTACCGCTGCTCCTGTCCTGCTGGATATAATGTGACCCGTGATGGGCGAAGCTGTAAAG ACATTGATGAGTGTGCCACCAGACAGAACAACTGCACCAAGGACCAAACGTGCATTAACACATATGGAGGATTCCAATGTGTTCGTGTAGAATGTCCCAAAATCGCTCACGCGTTTTACGTCAAAACGTCACCAAT GCGTTGTGAACGTAATCCCTGCCCTGTGGATAACAAGCTGTGCTCTCAAGCCCCAAATTCTTTCTCCTACCATTACCTGGCAGTCGTATCCAACCTGTCAGCACCCCGTGTCATGTTCCGAGTTTCAGCATTGCGTCCGATGGGTGATACGCTTCGCTTCTCTCTGTTGGGAGGAAGGCAAGTTCGCCGCCACTTCACTGTCCAGCGTTCAGATCGTCTGACAGGTCAGCTGATGCTGAGCAGCCCAGTGCAAGGCCCTGCCACTCTGGAGGCTGAAGTGGAGATGACTGAGTTGGAGAGACGAGTCCAATTGGGGAGGTACATCACCAAAGTCACGTTGTTTGTTTCCCAGTATGAGTTCTAA
- the LOC131139666 gene encoding fibulin-7-like isoform X2: protein MLVSVSTVITLLGLWTLHPTYGQDCSSRLELQGSLKQIQKLLSAHEASYLQNLRNLKKKINQLQSSTGKHLAKNINSTCPKPDVPVNGRKLGKLHTVGHEVHFLCDPGYELVGSESRVCQESLSWSGQQATCREINECASIPCLNGGTCLDEMNQFSCICPKGWAGETCQSRVPTFFATIANTSASSTAAAAATLAADTAGTFVRPSSCSTVQGTTHCTCEPGYTISGRDSTTCTDIDECELFHNGQAGRLCLHTCVNTAGGYRCSCPAGYNVTRDGRSCKDIDECATRQNNCTKDQTCINTYGGFQCVRVECPKIAHAFYVKTSPMRCERNPCPVDNKLCSQAPNSFSYHYLAVVSNLSAPRVMFRVSALRPMGDTLRFSLLGGRQVRRHFTVQRSDRLTGQLMLSSPVQGPATLEAEVEMTELERRVQLGRYITKVTLFVSQYEF, encoded by the exons ATGTTGGTATCAGTCTCAACTGTCATCACTTTGCTGGGCCTCTGGACATTGCATCCTACTTATGGACAG GACTGTTCAAGCAGACTGGAATTACAAGGATCCCTGAAGCAGATCCAGAAGCTTCTCTCAGCTCATGAAGCCTCCTACTTGCAGAATCTACGCAACCTGAAGAAGAAAATTAACCAGCTTCAGAGCAGCACAGGAAAACACTTGGCAAAAAACATCAACA GTACCTGCCCAAAGCCGGATGTACCTGTCAATGGGAGGAAACTGGGCAAATTGCACACCGTTGGCCATGAAGTTCATTTTTTATGTGACCCCGGCTATGAACTAGTGGGATCAGAGAGCAGAGTCTGTCAGGAGAGTCTAAGCTGGTCTGGCCAGCAGGCGACCTGCAGAG AAATCAACGAGTGTGCCTCCATCCCATGCCTGAACGGTGGAACGTGCTTGGATGAAATGAATCAGTTTTCTTGCATCTGTCCCAAAGGCTGGGCAGGAGAAACCTGCCAGAGCCGTGTCCCAACAT TCTTTGCCACCATTGCAAACACCTCCGCCTCcagtactgctgctgctgctgctacgcTGGCAGCAGACACAGCTGGGACTTTTGTGCGTCCATCAAGCTGCAGCACCGTGCAGGGGACCACCCACTGCACTTGTGAGCCAGGCTACACCATCTCCGGTAGAGACAGCACCACTTGCACCG ACATAGATGAATGTGAGCTGTTCCATAATGGACAGGCGGGGAGACTGTGCTTACACACGTGCGTTAACACCGCTGGAGGTTACCGCTGCTCCTGTCCTGCTGGATATAATGTGACCCGTGATGGGCGAAGCTGTAAAG ACATTGATGAGTGTGCCACCAGACAGAACAACTGCACCAAGGACCAAACGTGCATTAACACATATGGAGGATTCCAATGTGTTCGTGTAGAATGTCCCAAAATCGCTCACGCGTTTTACGTCAAAACGTCACCAAT GCGTTGTGAACGTAATCCCTGCCCTGTGGATAACAAGCTGTGCTCTCAAGCCCCAAATTCTTTCTCCTACCATTACCTGGCAGTCGTATCCAACCTGTCAGCACCCCGTGTCATGTTCCGAGTTTCAGCATTGCGTCCGATGGGTGATACGCTTCGCTTCTCTCTGTTGGGAGGAAGGCAAGTTCGCCGCCACTTCACTGTCCAGCGTTCAGATCGTCTGACAGGTCAGCTGATGCTGAGCAGCCCAGTGCAAGGCCCTGCCACTCTGGAGGCTGAAGTGGAGATGACTGAGTTGGAGAGACGAGTCCAATTGGGGAGGTACATCACCAAAGTCACGTTGTTTGTTTCCCAGTATGAGTTCTAA
- the LOC131139667 gene encoding uncharacterized protein LOC131139667 yields the protein MRAEDFLKNRRWIIGPEFLWRPKEEWPKLEVDLDGVPVDDPEVKRNLMVNAVIKIQENATTSLISYFSSWTKLKTAVAWFLKIKMILKILCRKRMEFSAVPCQKVEGRMQSFKVTLKGQSLTPKDYDKAEKAIVQYEQRERFKVEAILNNRPITKVSDDPDDLEALTPNHILTLKGKPIMPPGLFDSNDLYLRKRRDKSGQGQEGVSPPETSSLWQMLRLQEDHG from the exons ATGAGAGCTGAGGATTTCCTAAAAAACAGGAGGTGGATAATTGGACCAGAGTTTCTCTGGAGGCCAAAAGAGGAATGGCCTAAATTGGAGGTGGATCTTGATGGAGTTCCTGTAGATGATCCAGAGGTTAAAAGGAACCTGATGGTGAATGCTGTTATCAAGATCCAGGAAAACGCCACAACCAGCTTAATCAGTTACTTTTCCAGTTGGACGAAGCTAAAAACTGCAGTTGCTTGGTTTTTAAAGATCAAGATGATTCTCAAGATTCTGTGCAGGAAGAGGATGGAATTTTCTGCTGTTCCATGTCAAAAGGTTGAAGGAAGAATGCAGAGTTTCAAGGTCACACTCAAAGGACAGAGTTTGACGCCCAAGGATTATGACAAAGCAGAGAAAGCAATTGTGCAATATGAACAAAGAGAGAGGTTCAAGGTTGAGGCAATATTAAATAACAGACCCATCACAAAGGTTTCCGACGACCCGGATGACCTTGAAGCACTCACTCCCAATCACATCCTGACGTTGAAAGGCAAACCTATCATGCCACCAGGACTATTTGACTCAAATGATCTGTACCTCAGAAAAAG GAGAGACAAAAGTGGACAAGGCCAAGAAGGAGTCTCACCACCGGAGACATCGTCCTTGTGGCAGATGCTGCGGCTCCAAGAGGATCATGGATGA